The DNA sequence ACAGTTAAAGAATTTGGTGAAAGACTATTTGAATCACAAGAGAAATATTGGCAAAAAAATAAGTACACACTGGGAGAGTGTATTCAATGGGAATATGATTTATTTGTTGTTCAATCTTTAAAAGGTGGGTTTATTGAAAAAAATGCAATCAGCATATTAAAAGATAGACTTAGCAATATGATTGTTGAGGAAGCAAAAGGCTATTTAGATGATGTATTAAGAGTGGATATCATTATTTTTGATTTAAACAAAAATATTATTGGAGGAATACAAGTAAAACCAAAGACTTTCAAAAATATGAGACCAGAAGTTCAACTCATGCAAAGTAAACAAAATGTTAAATGGGGACATCCAGTTTGGATGTTATATTATAACAGAGATGACACTTTTAAAAATCTTAATGCGCTAATTGAATATATTAATAACAATAAAGCTGTAAATTAATAATAGGAGCTTTGTATTATTAATAAATAGTACTTTCCACAAGGGGCTATAAATTGGCTAAAATACTTTAGTACATGAGTAGTGTCAATTTTTTTCATTCTTGAAGGATTTCCTTTAACACTAAAAGAATAGGTTTTTATTGCCGTTTAATAGTTAGGAATTAAAGGTTTGTTTTAGTGTGTTTATAAATTTTGTATTAAAGTTTTTTATTAAGATTCATCAATTTTTTTTAAGGATTGAAAAAAATAGCGTGTATATGATTAAAATCATTCGTTACTATTTTATATAAACTACATTTGCTAATTATTTAAAATAAAAATAATGGAGTTTTTAAACGCAACGTATTTAGCCCTGTTTTTAATTATTTGTATAGGGTTTATAATTGGAAACATAAAAATTAAAGGTATTTCGCTTGATGTTTCTGCAATCATATTTGTAGCCTTATTATTTGGGCATTTTGGTGTTACATTACCAGATATTCTACAAAAAATTGGATTAATCTTATTTATTTATACTATCGGATTACAGGCTGGTCCTGGTTTTTTCGAGTCATTTAAAGCACATGGTAAAAACTTAGTTATACTTACAACAGTAGTGGTGTTTTCTGCAGCTATAATTACCTTTTTATCCATTGAGTTTTTAGATATAGATAAATCTATTGCAATCGGTTTAATGGCCGGGGCATTAACCAGTACACCAGGATTGGCAACCGCTATTGATGTAACACAATCGCCATTAGCCTCCATTGGTTATGGTATTGCATATCCTTTTGGGGTTATTGGAGTTATTTTATTTGTTAAATTATATCCTAAAATTTTTAGAATAAACCTTAATAAGGAAGAAGAGGATTATATCGCTAAAATGAAAGGGCATCATGATAAAATTATTAGGAGTAATTTTAAAGTTGAAAACGAAGGTGTAATAGGTAGAACAATTGCAGATTTACAGATTAGATCTATGACAAAAGGGGTGGTGTCTAGAGTACTTCATAAAAATGAAGCTTTTGTACCTAAAAAAGATACTGTTTTGCATAAAGGAGATTATATAAGAGTTGTTGGAACGGAAGATGCCTTAAAACGTGTTGAATTATTAATAGGTCCAAAATCTAATGTTAAAATTCCTTTAGGAGAGGCTTTTGTAGTACAATCGTATTTGATGACAAAAACAGAGTTGGTTAACAAATCTTTAGGAGAATTAAATTTAAAGGCTAATTTTAATGCCACAATCACTCGTATAAGAAGAAGTGGTATTGATTTATCTCCTAACTCCACACTGAAGCTTCAAATTGGAGATAAACTAATGATTTCAAGTCATAAAAGTAGTGTGTCTCAAATATCAAGACTTATTGGGGATAATGAGAGTAGACTTTCAGATACCAATTTTTTCCCTTTAACCTTGGGAATTGTTATAGGTATTTTGGTTGGTGGAGTTTCTTTGGTTTTTGGAGATTCTTTTACTTTTAATTTAGGATTGACTGGAGGGGTACTTATAGTGGCCATGGTTTTAGGAAGGATAGGAAAAACAGGCAATATGCTTTGGGTAATGAGTGGAAATTCCAACCAATTGTTGAGGCAATTAGGGTTAATGTTTTTTTTAGCAGTTGTAGGTACAAAGGCAGGGGCAACCTTAGTGGAAACCTATTTACAGTACGGAATTAAATTATTTCTTATTGGAGGCTTAATTACTTTCATTCCAATGGTATTAGCTGCAATTGTTGCACGTATGTTTTTCAAAATTAATATTCTAATTCTCTTGGGAACACTTACGGGTTCTATGACAAGTACACCGGGATTAGCAGCTGTAGATAGTATGACAAAAACAGATGCCCCATCTATTGCTTATGCAACAGTATATCCTATTGCTATGGTGTTTTTAATTATTTGTACTCAAATTTTAGGATTGATGTTTTAGAGTATTGATATTTCTTAGCTGTTTTTTTAGGTAAGTGGTTATATGGTTTAAGATTTGCATATTTTTTATAAAAATATTAATCTTTATCAGGTGATGACTTTATGGGTAGTTGCATTGTTATTTATAAAGAATGTCCGCCTTTAGAATTTAATATTCCAAAAATACTACGCTATCTAAAAATGGTAACGAAGTCCTAATCCAATATTTCGTCCCATATTAAAAATGCCATCTGGTTTTAAGCGTGATAAATGATTGATGTAGGTTTTGTTGGTTAAGTTATTTCCAGAAATGTTAATAGTTAAATTATTTTTTAAAAACTGAACTGTTCCTCCAATGCCAGCACTTAGTAAGTTGTAGCCCTCTGTATTGGTTTCATTTAAACTAACCTTGTTTTGGTTAAATGTACTTTTAATTTTAATAAATGCATAGCTTTCTTGCAACCTGTTTTTATCAAATTCAACCCTAATAACATTGTTTATGGAATTTGCAGGAATTAAAGGCAAATAGTCTCCATTATTTTGTTTGCCAATAACGGTTTCAAAACTAGATTCTACATGTAACCAATGTATAGGGTGCGGGTGTAAGTGAATTCCAAATTCGCCACCATATAAATTGGCATCATTTTGTAAATAATTATAAACAGGCGTTTCATCTATAACACTACTATCTGGTGATAAATAAATGTAATTGTTGATGGTATTATAAAATCCGTTGGCAAAAACCTCCCAATGTTTATCGTTATATTCTATTGACAAATCCATTTGGAAATTCTGTTCACTTTTTAGATTTTTGTTGCCTATTTCAAAGCGGTTTGTTCCTTCATGACTTCCGTAAGATGTTAATTCAGCTAAGTTTGGTGATCGGAATCCAGTAGCTAAATTAAGCCGAGCCACCATGTTTTTTGTTATATTGGTTTTAACACCAGCGGCACCGTTTAAGCTATTAAAATTCTTATTTATTCCAGAAACTACTGCTATAGTTCGGTTATCAAATCGAACACCTAATTGTACATCGGCTTTTTCAAAATGAATATGTGACGTTGCTAAAACACCAATATCATTGGTTGTTGCATCCGGTATTAATTGCTCTTCGCCATAATTTTTATTGGTTTGATTCATACCTTGAACACCAATGATGGTTTCAATCTTCTCTGAGTTTGGTAAATGATATTTTACATCATAATTGATCGTATTGAGCTTCATATGAAGTGCTGCTTCTAAGATGTCGTCATTTTCGTGTTCATGTTCTTCTTCTTCATGTGCTTCATCGTCATGATGGTGCTCTTCTTCAAACTCTTTTCTATCGTTATAAATAAACCCTAAATTGATGTCTAATTTCGAGTCTGTAAAAAATACAGTTGATTTATTACTGAAAACATGATTGGTAATTTCTTGATATGGCAGCAAAGGTGTTTTTTCTGTAGATTGACTTCCAATCTCTTCTGGTATACCGAGTTTTGATGTGTTTACATTATATCTGAATTCATTTTTAAAATGTGCTTTTTGATAACCAATACCAGCTTTAAAATCTTGTTCTTTAAAACGGGTATTGGTAACGCGATAATCTTCAGTTTTATAATCAGAATGTGAAGCAACACTTCCTCTAAATAAAAATTTAAAAGTTTCAGTAGATGATTTTACACCAGCAGTTGTTAAAAAACCTTGAGTATTACTGAAATAAATAGTACCAACATCTCCAGAGGATGCATTATTGTTAGCAAATTTTTCTGGATTAATATACAGTACACCTCCAAGAGCGTCGCTACCATAGAGTAGGGAAGCAGGACCTTTAATGACTTCAACACTTTCAACTCCAGTGTCATTAATGCCCAATCCGTGTTCGTCTCCAAATTGCTGATTTTCCAATCTAACACCTTGTACATATACTAAAACGCGGTTTGAACTCAAGCCTCTAATGACAGGTTTGCCAATACCAATACCAGTAGTGATACTTTCTACTCCAGCAATATTTCCAATACCATCTGCCAAGGTCATGGCACCATTGGCTTTAAGTGTTTTTATGTTTTCTTGTTCTACCTTCATCACATTATCACGTTGTAATTTGTGGAAAGGTGTTGAAATAATAATATCTTTCATTTCGATAGCTGAAGTAGCTAGTTGAATATTTAAGTTTTCAGACATTGGAATTTTTATGATTCTTGATTTTGATTCAAAACCAATAAAAGAAAATAATATTTCATGATTTCCTGAAGGCAAGTTGTCAATTTTAAAAAAACCATTTTCATCAGAAACAGTGCCTTTTTCAAGTTTCGGTAAATATACGTTTACATAAGCCAATGATTCATTTGTATTGCTATTGCTAATAGTGCCACTAATACTGTTTTGGGAATAAATAGGAACAAAAACTAATAAAAATAAGGACTTAAAAATTACATGCATAAATAAATTTGTTTGTGATTCTTATCTAAAAAACAATCTCATTAGTTTAAACAATTTCACGGAAATAAATGTTGAATTATTTAAGTGAATTTTTAAGATTGTGTGTAAAAAAACGATTAAATTTAAAAAGCTATGATCTCTTACAGAACACGAGCTAAACGTAGTTTTAAAAATGAAACTTTCTTATATATTTTTTCTAATCAACAAAGCGTTTAAAGCCAATCCTGCGAAGCATTTTTTTTTCAAAACCCCAAAAGAATTTGTATTGTCCAAATACCCACCCGAAAAAAACTAACATAAACTGGTATACTATAAATAGCAGTACAATACGAACTACCCAATAACCTACAGTTGTAAAAGTTTCAGGAGTAATATTTAGGAAGTTTAAAATGGGTTTGCCTATGTAGGATGCTGTTGAGCCAGTAATAGCAAAAACAATAAAAATTATTATTATTTGCCAATTATTTTCTACACCCCAACGTTCTTTAAGTTTTTTCAAAATTCAAATTTGGTTGCAAAAATAGCTAAAAGGATTCTAAATTCTGGGAACAAATCCAGCTAATTGTTGTTTATAGGTTAATTGAAAATAAATAAAATAATTATAAAGTTTGTAGTTTACATCATAGCCATAATCGATGTTTGATTGATAATCTATACTCATTTCGTATAAATTAGGATTGTATTGTTGTGGTTGATTTACACGCTGATTCCATTCCGTGACATAAATGAAGTTTCTATTTTCAAGATAGCTTTGCGAATAATAGCCTTCGGGTTTTGCCATGCTGGCCAACCAACCGCTAAAACCAGGGTCAATAATAATAATTTCATACTCTAATTCAGCATTGGCTATTTTAACAGTATCATTCTGTTTAATGTTTTCTGTATGTTCGTTCTTTTTTAAACCAATTGTTTTACTTGTATTACAATTAAAAAGAAATAACGTAATAAGTATGATAGAAACAAATATTTTCATGGTTTTGGTATTTTTATTTAATCAAAAAGTATGGTTAATCATTTATTTTCAAACTATTGAATAAACACGTGTTTTTAACTAAAAAACATTTTTTAGTCATTTGAATTTACAAAAATCATTTATTAAATACCTGTTTTTGAATTGTTTTAACAAAAAAAGCATCTAACATAATAGTTAGATGCTTTTTTTAATTTATTTGTAAAAGGATTATTTGCCTCCAAATAAACCTCCTAACATGCCGCCTAAACCACTTTTGTTTTTGTTGCCCCCCAATACCATGTCAGCAACATCATCAATCACGCTACCATCTCCATCAGCATCAAGAATAGATTCTAAAAAGCTTTGCTCTTGTTGTTGTGAATTACCACCTAATAAACCACCTAATAAACCTTCTAAACCATTGGCACTACTTACA is a window from the Pseudalgibacter alginicilyticus genome containing:
- a CDS encoding DUF6787 family protein → MKKLKERWGVENNWQIIIIFIVFAITGSTASYIGKPILNFLNITPETFTTVGYWVVRIVLLFIVYQFMLVFFGWVFGQYKFFWGFEKKMLRRIGFKRFVD
- a CDS encoding TonB-dependent receptor, with protein sequence MHVIFKSLFLLVFVPIYSQNSISGTISNSNTNESLAYVNVYLPKLEKGTVSDENGFFKIDNLPSGNHEILFSFIGFESKSRIIKIPMSENLNIQLATSAIEMKDIIISTPFHKLQRDNVMKVEQENIKTLKANGAMTLADGIGNIAGVESITTGIGIGKPVIRGLSSNRVLVYVQGVRLENQQFGDEHGLGINDTGVESVEVIKGPASLLYGSDALGGVLYINPEKFANNNASSGDVGTIYFSNTQGFLTTAGVKSSTETFKFLFRGSVASHSDYKTEDYRVTNTRFKEQDFKAGIGYQKAHFKNEFRYNVNTSKLGIPEEIGSQSTEKTPLLPYQEITNHVFSNKSTVFFTDSKLDINLGFIYNDRKEFEEEHHHDDEAHEEEEHEHENDDILEAALHMKLNTINYDVKYHLPNSEKIETIIGVQGMNQTNKNYGEEQLIPDATTNDIGVLATSHIHFEKADVQLGVRFDNRTIAVVSGINKNFNSLNGAAGVKTNITKNMVARLNLATGFRSPNLAELTSYGSHEGTNRFEIGNKNLKSEQNFQMDLSIEYNDKHWEVFANGFYNTINNYIYLSPDSSVIDETPVYNYLQNDANLYGGEFGIHLHPHPIHWLHVESSFETVIGKQNNGDYLPLIPANSINNVIRVEFDKNRLQESYAFIKIKSTFNQNKVSLNETNTEGYNLLSAGIGGTVQFLKNNLTINISGNNLTNKTYINHLSRLKPDGIFNMGRNIGLGLRYHF
- a CDS encoding DUF6146 family protein, whose amino-acid sequence is MKIFVSIILITLFLFNCNTSKTIGLKKNEHTENIKQNDTVKIANAELEYEIIIIDPGFSGWLASMAKPEGYYSQSYLENRNFIYVTEWNQRVNQPQQYNPNLYEMSIDYQSNIDYGYDVNYKLYNYFIYFQLTYKQQLAGFVPRI
- a CDS encoding MjaI family restriction endonuclease, with amino-acid sequence MAYTGGELNELNGKMGISAPKRSVPVMKLIKIHKPKSKDALVELIEYHKNNKCACGVVSTGTVKEFGERLFESQEKYWQKNKYTLGECIQWEYDLFVVQSLKGGFIEKNAISILKDRLSNMIVEEAKGYLDDVLRVDIIIFDLNKNIIGGIQVKPKTFKNMRPEVQLMQSKQNVKWGHPVWMLYYNRDDTFKNLNALIEYINNNKAVN
- a CDS encoding aspartate:alanine exchanger family transporter, producing the protein MEFLNATYLALFLIICIGFIIGNIKIKGISLDVSAIIFVALLFGHFGVTLPDILQKIGLILFIYTIGLQAGPGFFESFKAHGKNLVILTTVVVFSAAIITFLSIEFLDIDKSIAIGLMAGALTSTPGLATAIDVTQSPLASIGYGIAYPFGVIGVILFVKLYPKIFRINLNKEEEDYIAKMKGHHDKIIRSNFKVENEGVIGRTIADLQIRSMTKGVVSRVLHKNEAFVPKKDTVLHKGDYIRVVGTEDALKRVELLIGPKSNVKIPLGEAFVVQSYLMTKTELVNKSLGELNLKANFNATITRIRRSGIDLSPNSTLKLQIGDKLMISSHKSSVSQISRLIGDNESRLSDTNFFPLTLGIVIGILVGGVSLVFGDSFTFNLGLTGGVLIVAMVLGRIGKTGNMLWVMSGNSNQLLRQLGLMFFLAVVGTKAGATLVETYLQYGIKLFLIGGLITFIPMVLAAIVARMFFKINILILLGTLTGSMTSTPGLAAVDSMTKTDAPSIAYATVYPIAMVFLIICTQILGLMF